The following are from one region of the Nitrospiraceae bacterium genome:
- a CDS encoding PqiC family protein, producing MSRKPVQSALMLLVISALAGCGSSPRESYYTLSAAAVMNSAAPTNGAATYSVAVGPITLPEVVDRPQLVLRVGPNEVTFVELHRWAGPLKSEIPRIIADNLAGYLNIRQVSAYPQSAGDNADIRILVDVQRFDSTMSESAMIDALWTIKRQSDGVARTGRSTARESIGGGNYDALVAAHSRALATISREIADGIRSLSAGSPR from the coding sequence GTGAGCCGAAAACCCGTCCAATCAGCATTGATGCTGCTTGTTATCTCTGCCCTGGCAGGATGCGGCAGCTCACCCAGGGAAAGCTACTATACACTTAGCGCCGCAGCCGTCATGAACAGCGCAGCTCCCACTAATGGAGCAGCTACGTACAGCGTCGCCGTTGGACCCATTACCTTGCCAGAAGTGGTGGATCGCCCGCAGTTGGTCCTTCGAGTCGGTCCGAACGAGGTCACCTTTGTTGAGTTGCATCGTTGGGCCGGCCCGCTCAAAAGCGAAATTCCTCGAATAATTGCGGACAATCTGGCCGGCTACCTGAATATCAGACAAGTTTCGGCATATCCGCAGAGCGCCGGTGACAATGCAGATATTCGAATCCTTGTGGATGTCCAACGGTTCGACTCCACGATGAGTGAGTCGGCTATGATCGATGCGCTCTGGACGATCAAACGTCAGTCTGACGGAGTTGCACGAACGGGGCGCTCGACCGCCAGGGAATCCATCGGCGGTGGAAATTACGATGCTCTGGTCGCCGCACATAGCCGCGCACTGGCGACGATCAGTCGAGAAATCGCCGACGGCATTCGTTCACTCAGTGCCGGATCGCCGCGTTAA
- the rpmB gene encoding 50S ribosomal protein L28, producing MAFSCDLCGKRHQSGHNVSHANNKTKRVFNPNLQTVRALVEGTPKRIRVCTRCLRSGKVKKSV from the coding sequence GTGGCATTTTCATGTGATCTATGTGGGAAGCGGCACCAGAGCGGCCATAACGTCAGCCACGCCAATAACAAGACGAAGCGGGTTTTTAATCCGAATCTTCAAACCGTGCGGGCGTTGGTGGAAGGCACGCCGAAGCGCATTCGAGTCTGTACACGCTGCCTCCGGAGTGGAAAAGTCAAGAAGTCTGTCTAG
- a CDS encoding cobalamin-binding protein — translation MKRRQQGILTGMPFMAHVSSRSFVDDAGRKIYLAKPPTRIISLAPSVTEVLFAIGAGDQVVGVTQFCNYPPEALNKQKIGYANPNLESLVALHPDLVVGPTDFLKPDVVLKLDQLNIPVFALNEKNVEDIFIHIQTLGRMLDRATVANALAMELRQQVTQIKQRTEEFPPVRVLYVLNSEPLITVGPGSYIDQLIVLAGGVNVAAKSGTPYPRLSMEAVLHDNPEVLVFPVGESEGISDSEQQAWRQWTTITAVKQGRLHQISADLLNRPGPRVVRALELLADILHPKTSSHRANQ, via the coding sequence ATGAAACGACGGCAGCAAGGGATTTTGACGGGAATGCCGTTCATGGCGCACGTCTCCTCCCGGTCCTTTGTCGACGATGCCGGTCGCAAGATTTATCTCGCAAAGCCTCCCACCCGAATTATCTCACTGGCGCCTAGCGTGACCGAGGTGCTTTTTGCAATTGGTGCTGGCGATCAGGTCGTCGGTGTCACGCAGTTTTGCAACTATCCTCCCGAGGCATTGAACAAACAGAAGATCGGATATGCCAATCCGAATCTGGAATCGTTGGTGGCGCTTCATCCGGATCTCGTCGTGGGCCCAACCGACTTTCTCAAACCGGATGTGGTCTTGAAACTGGATCAGCTAAACATTCCTGTTTTTGCGCTCAATGAAAAGAACGTCGAAGACATCTTCATCCACATCCAAACGCTGGGACGCATGTTGGATCGAGCCACAGTGGCGAATGCCCTAGCCATGGAGCTTCGGCAACAAGTTACGCAAATCAAGCAGCGCACGGAGGAATTCCCTCCAGTCCGTGTTCTCTATGTGCTGAACAGTGAGCCGCTGATCACCGTTGGTCCCGGCAGCTACATCGATCAACTGATCGTCTTGGCCGGCGGTGTTAATGTGGCGGCAAAGAGCGGAACACCCTATCCTCGGCTGAGCATGGAAGCCGTGCTTCACGATAATCCGGAAGTCCTGGTGTTCCCGGTTGGAGAGAGTGAAGGCATCTCGGACAGCGAACAGCAAGCGTGGCGCCAATGGACAACCATAACGGCAGTGAAGCAAGGGCGGCTCCATCAGATTTCTGCTGATTTGCTGAATCGACCAGGCCCGCGAGTAGTGCGTGCGCTCGAGCTGTTGGCCGATATTCTTCACCCCAAAACCTCTTCGCATCGTGCGAATCAGTAG
- a CDS encoding iron ABC transporter permease encodes MLPPATAHAVSQWTKAGAIVTLHRWLLVIGGLIVASVAVLVMCLQFGATRVEMRAVMEAILTVFHGEHIDADGLGTPGIIMVQIRLPRVLMGFLVGGSLAGIGVTLQALLRNPLADPYVLGVSSGAALGASAAMLLGIGTAFSLVPALPLFGFLGGLLSLVLIYRLAQSQGRLPVHSLLLAGVILNAILTALIMFITSIMDPNRSAGLMAWLMGSLTAPSYPALGVFVLYTVGVLAILMHKAQTLNVLTLGEEIARSLGIETEWVKKQLFLLTALLTGAVVSVSGMIGFVGMVIPHVVRMLIGSDHRLLLPGSALIGGMFLVVSDTIARTLLAPSEIPVGIVTALAGGPFFLYLLLCRKDRMN; translated from the coding sequence ATGCTGCCACCAGCAACAGCACATGCCGTCTCACAGTGGACAAAGGCCGGAGCCATTGTGACTCTCCATCGGTGGCTGCTCGTCATAGGCGGGCTGATCGTGGCAAGTGTCGCCGTTCTTGTGATGTGCCTCCAATTCGGTGCAACCCGGGTCGAGATGAGGGCAGTGATGGAGGCCATCCTTACCGTATTCCACGGGGAGCACATTGATGCGGACGGGCTTGGAACGCCCGGCATCATCATGGTCCAGATTCGTTTGCCACGAGTCCTAATGGGTTTTCTTGTTGGGGGGAGCCTTGCGGGAATTGGGGTCACGTTACAGGCGCTGTTAAGAAATCCACTCGCCGATCCGTATGTCTTGGGTGTGTCAAGCGGGGCCGCATTGGGGGCGTCGGCGGCAATGCTGCTGGGAATTGGAACGGCGTTCAGTCTCGTGCCTGCTTTACCACTGTTTGGATTTTTAGGGGGGCTGCTCTCGTTAGTTCTGATCTATCGCCTCGCTCAATCACAGGGCCGACTTCCTGTCCATAGTTTGTTACTGGCTGGGGTGATTCTCAATGCCATTCTGACGGCGTTGATCATGTTCATTACTTCGATTATGGATCCCAATCGTTCCGCTGGACTTATGGCGTGGCTGATGGGTTCGTTGACAGCTCCCAGTTATCCCGCTCTTGGGGTGTTCGTACTCTATACAGTGGGGGTGTTGGCCATCCTGATGCACAAGGCGCAGACGCTGAACGTGCTGACGCTCGGTGAAGAGATTGCACGATCGTTGGGAATTGAAACCGAATGGGTCAAGAAGCAACTCTTTCTGCTGACGGCGCTCTTAACCGGGGCGGTCGTCTCGGTCAGTGGAATGATCGGGTTCGTCGGCATGGTGATCCCTCACGTCGTTCGCATGCTCATCGGATCAGACCATCGTCTGTTGCTTCCTGGGTCTGCGCTTATCGGCGGGATGTTCCTTGTCGTATCGGATACGATCGCCCGAACGCTATTGGCCCCATCGGAAATTCCCGTTGGAATTGTTACGGCATTGGCCGGGGGACCGTTCTTTTTGTATCTGCTGTTATGCCGAAAAGATCGGATGAATTGA
- a CDS encoding ABC transporter ATP-binding protein: MGKTAVELGHSVLAEGNPALRVVNLFFRYSTTSEQGRTWTLEQVSFQVAAGEILGIVGPNGSGKSSLLKVLAGLLRPRNGIVLLGGQPTRQLSQHDIARVMAVVPQEYVQVFPFTVAETVLMGRFPHRTQHFWSIGLGNDTDKDLVCAHQAMIETDVLSLADRLVSDLSGGERQRVVIARALAQEPQILLLDEPTAFLDISHQIEICSLIARLRAERQLTVVLVSHDLNIASQYCDRVLMLKEGKLCRIGTPGETIKPDVLRFVYGCDVVVDAHPQTGRPRVTMPMGVNPTR, translated from the coding sequence ATGGGGAAGACAGCCGTTGAACTAGGTCATTCGGTGCTGGCTGAGGGAAATCCCGCTCTGCGAGTCGTCAATCTCTTCTTTCGATATTCTACAACATCGGAGCAAGGGAGGACCTGGACCCTTGAGCAGGTGTCGTTTCAGGTTGCGGCAGGAGAGATTCTTGGAATCGTCGGGCCCAACGGGTCGGGGAAGTCATCGCTTTTGAAAGTCCTGGCTGGACTGCTTCGTCCGCGCAACGGAATAGTCCTCCTAGGAGGGCAACCAACCAGACAGCTTTCCCAACACGACATCGCACGGGTTATGGCTGTGGTTCCCCAAGAATACGTACAGGTGTTTCCGTTCACCGTGGCTGAGACGGTGTTGATGGGACGATTCCCTCACCGGACACAACATTTCTGGAGCATCGGGCTTGGAAATGATACTGACAAGGACCTCGTCTGCGCTCACCAGGCCATGATTGAAACTGACGTGTTGTCTTTGGCCGATCGACTTGTGTCGGATCTGTCAGGAGGAGAGCGGCAACGGGTGGTCATTGCCAGAGCTTTGGCTCAGGAACCTCAGATTCTTCTCTTGGACGAACCAACCGCCTTTCTCGATATCAGCCATCAGATAGAAATCTGTTCGTTGATCGCTCGACTCAGGGCCGAACGCCAATTAACCGTCGTGTTGGTCTCGCACGACCTAAACATCGCGAGTCAATATTGTGATCGTGTGCTGATGTTGAAAGAGGGAAAACTATGCCGGATTGGGACGCCAGGCGAAACCATTAAGCCTGACGTCCTTCGATTTGTGTATGGGTGTGACGTGGTCGTTGATGCCCACCCGCAGACAGGGAGGCCCCGCGTCACCATGCCCATGGGCGTCAATCCAACAAGATAG
- a CDS encoding TonB-dependent receptor: MPFPLAWGVWCLSVLGLLLPAGTVFAQEVALADTDEVIETPEVVVSATKTEIPVKQVTSAVEVITGEQMQQRKIKTVAEALRWAQGMAVFQSGGPGTVTSVQMRGGTSTQTLVLIDGAIVNNGALGGYDFANLTTDNIDKIEILRGNQSMLWGADAMGGVINITTKRGAGTPSVGAFTEYGSFNTIREGANMSGKKGLVDFAGSISKWDTAGFSAINYRRGAFEGDGYHNWQGSVRLGVDLPKDGRLEFSFRWLDGTVSFDGFSNAGNPADVFGAGSKDRQYVYAGNYTQPITNWWSQKLTMARATDTLSSHSGPTEFDLVTGIIEPVAAFNMFNSILSTTSNRIEWQHNVQVAKPLLLTAGYQFREQMGTNTNLLDSTQSIPNKIISSNAGFADAQLNLWDRVFGTAGIRQDEYNVFGSATTYRVTGGYLHQETGTKLRGSYATGFRAPTFNDLYFPGFGNPNLQPEKSQGLDVAVDQSLPNDRGTLSLGYFWTRYRDLITTVFNPVTCNAPGSFGFCAQNAGLARARGVEASAKVKLYRDQPWIKSLDLQLQYTYTSTNNLTGGQDTRLAQWPLNKWSTILSYQPIEPLRVNLEGRFVGQRYNTQGNIQSLPSFLVWNVSATYDVNKRIQVYTRIDNLFNEKYEEVLFYGTPIRSVFGGMRMNFDMPI, translated from the coding sequence ATGCCGTTTCCACTCGCGTGGGGGGTTTGGTGCCTGTCGGTCCTGGGTTTGCTCCTTCCTGCCGGTACGGTTTTCGCCCAAGAGGTGGCTCTCGCCGACACGGATGAGGTTATCGAGACGCCGGAAGTCGTTGTAAGCGCAACCAAAACTGAGATTCCCGTCAAGCAAGTCACGAGTGCAGTAGAGGTGATTACCGGCGAGCAAATGCAACAACGAAAGATTAAGACCGTCGCCGAGGCTCTACGCTGGGCGCAGGGAATGGCCGTTTTTCAAAGTGGGGGACCTGGCACAGTTACCAGTGTGCAAATGCGCGGAGGCACGTCGACCCAAACCCTTGTGTTGATCGATGGCGCGATTGTGAACAATGGTGCGCTCGGCGGGTACGATTTTGCGAATTTGACGACCGACAATATCGACAAGATAGAAATTCTACGTGGGAACCAAAGCATGCTGTGGGGCGCGGATGCGATGGGCGGTGTGATCAACATCACGACGAAGCGTGGCGCTGGTACACCGAGCGTCGGTGCCTTCACAGAATACGGCTCATTTAATACCATCCGTGAAGGGGCCAACATGAGCGGAAAGAAGGGGCTCGTCGACTTCGCTGGGTCGATCTCGAAGTGGGACACGGCTGGTTTCTCGGCGATTAATTATCGGCGGGGGGCGTTCGAAGGGGATGGATATCACAACTGGCAAGGTTCGGTCAGGCTCGGGGTTGATCTCCCGAAAGACGGGCGATTGGAATTTAGTTTCCGCTGGCTTGATGGAACGGTGAGTTTTGATGGATTTTCGAACGCCGGCAATCCCGCCGATGTCTTCGGCGCCGGAAGCAAAGATCGACAGTACGTTTACGCCGGTAATTACACACAGCCGATCACGAACTGGTGGTCACAAAAACTGACCATGGCGCGGGCAACCGATACGTTATCGTCTCATTCAGGTCCGACCGAGTTCGATTTGGTAACCGGCATCATAGAACCGGTCGCCGCCTTCAATATGTTTAACAGCATTTTGAGCACGACCAGTAACCGCATTGAATGGCAGCACAATGTTCAAGTCGCGAAACCTCTATTGCTGACGGCCGGATATCAATTTCGTGAACAAATGGGTACAAATACAAATCTGCTCGATTCCACGCAAAGCATTCCCAACAAGATCATCAGCAGCAACGCAGGGTTTGCCGATGCTCAGCTGAATTTGTGGGATCGGGTGTTTGGAACGGCGGGCATTCGGCAGGATGAGTACAATGTGTTCGGGAGTGCTACGACCTATCGCGTAACGGGCGGCTATCTGCATCAGGAGACCGGTACGAAACTACGCGGAAGCTACGCGACAGGGTTTCGAGCGCCGACGTTTAATGACTTATATTTCCCGGGTTTTGGAAATCCCAATCTGCAACCGGAGAAGAGTCAAGGGCTGGATGTCGCCGTCGATCAAAGCTTGCCCAATGATCGAGGCACGTTGAGCCTGGGCTATTTCTGGACGAGGTATCGTGATCTAATTACAACAGTGTTTAATCCAGTTACGTGTAACGCTCCCGGTTCGTTCGGTTTCTGTGCTCAGAATGCGGGTCTTGCCAGAGCGCGGGGGGTCGAAGCCAGTGCCAAGGTAAAACTGTATCGTGATCAACCATGGATCAAGAGTTTAGACCTGCAGTTACAATACACCTATACAAGCACCAATAATCTGACAGGGGGCCAAGATACTCGCCTTGCGCAGTGGCCACTGAATAAATGGTCAACCATCCTTAGTTATCAACCGATCGAGCCCTTGCGAGTCAATCTGGAGGGCCGGTTCGTTGGCCAACGATATAACACTCAAGGGAATATTCAATCGCTCCCGTCCTTTTTAGTCTGGAATGTGTCTGCCACCTATGATGTGAACAAACGCATTCAAGTCTACACCCGCATCGACAATCTCTTTAATGAGAAATATGAGGAGGTTCTATTCTATGGCACTCCGATCCGATCAGTTTTCGGGGGCATGAGAATGAATTTTGATATGCCGATTTAG
- a CDS encoding cob(I)yrinic acid a,c-diamide adenosyltransferase, with the protein MRITKVYTRTGDGGKTRLAGGQQVWKDSLRVEAYGTIDEVNASIGLVRVINAEMMTRCVQARQLEEELRWVQNKLFDVGSILATTPGQIFKNMPQVTAKDVTRLEKLIDRCQEDLEPLKEFILPGGGKVSGFLHYARTVCRRAERLCVRLSREESVDATIVKFVNRLSDCLFVLARWVAKTQQEPEFLWERDVHYTGA; encoded by the coding sequence ATGCGGATTACAAAGGTCTATACCAGAACGGGAGATGGCGGGAAAACCCGTCTCGCCGGAGGCCAACAGGTATGGAAGGACAGTTTACGCGTCGAAGCCTACGGCACGATCGATGAAGTCAATGCTTCAATTGGCCTGGTGCGGGTGATCAATGCCGAAATGATGACGAGATGCGTGCAGGCTCGGCAGCTTGAAGAAGAGTTGCGATGGGTCCAAAACAAGCTCTTTGACGTTGGGAGCATTCTTGCGACTACGCCAGGACAGATTTTTAAAAATATGCCGCAGGTGACTGCAAAAGACGTCACACGATTAGAAAAGCTGATTGATCGGTGCCAGGAAGATTTGGAACCCCTGAAGGAGTTTATCCTGCCAGGCGGAGGAAAAGTGTCCGGCTTTCTTCACTACGCACGGACGGTTTGCCGAAGAGCAGAGCGACTGTGCGTGCGACTTTCGCGTGAAGAGTCCGTGGATGCGACGATTGTCAAGTTCGTGAACCGACTTAGCGATTGCCTTTTCGTGTTGGCGCGGTGGGTCGCCAAGACTCAGCAGGAGCCCGAGTTCTTGTGGGAGCGGGATGTCCATTACACGGGCGCCTAA
- the cobU gene encoding bifunctional adenosylcobinamide kinase/adenosylcobinamide-phosphate guanylyltransferase — translation MSITRAPNRINRRRFAGRLVFVLGGSSSGKSEAAIRLAGRKRPRAFVATGQELDGEMAARIAHHRATRSPDWTTAEVPVELAGWFKRQGNTYRTIVVDCVTLWLSNLHGRKDNHVAITKRVTELLRAIRTISARVVIVSNELGLGLVPVERSMRAFRDLAGRVNQQIATEADEVHLVVSGIPLQLK, via the coding sequence ATGTCCATTACACGGGCGCCTAACAGGATCAACCGTCGGAGGTTTGCAGGAAGGCTTGTCTTCGTGCTCGGCGGATCGTCATCGGGCAAGAGCGAGGCTGCGATTCGATTGGCTGGGCGAAAGAGACCGAGGGCGTTTGTTGCGACGGGGCAGGAACTGGATGGGGAAATGGCAGCGCGGATCGCGCATCATCGAGCGACACGTTCGCCGGACTGGACTACTGCTGAGGTGCCGGTCGAACTCGCAGGGTGGTTCAAGCGACAAGGAAACACCTATCGGACCATTGTCGTGGATTGCGTCACGCTCTGGTTGAGCAATCTCCATGGGCGAAAGGACAATCATGTAGCCATTACAAAACGAGTCACGGAATTGCTGCGAGCAATCAGGACCATTTCGGCCAGAGTTGTTATCGTCAGCAACGAACTGGGCCTGGGGCTTGTGCCGGTTGAGCGATCAATGCGTGCCTTTCGTGATCTCGCTGGGCGTGTGAATCAACAGATCGCGACAGAAGCAGATGAAGTGCATCTGGTTGTCAGTGGGATACCGCTTCAATTGAAATGA
- the cobT gene encoding nicotinate-nucleotide--dimethylbenzimidazole phosphoribosyltransferase: protein MSLCETLGRIQPPNRRLLEQAQSRLDRLTKPLGSLGRLEELAAQYVRISGELKPSVPRGMAVTFAADHGVTIEGVSAYPREVTAQMVLNFLRGGAGVNVLARHAGIAVRVVDIGVAYEFGQVPELIQKKIMWGTKNLLLEPAMSREQAEQAVTVGMEMATIASQEGIGLIGTGDMGIGNTTPSAAITSAMTGLPVDAVTGRGTGIDDAGHARKVSVIQRALDLHRPDRADALDVLRKVGGLEIGGLAGLILGAAAARIPIVLDGFIAGAAALIAVGLQPLCRDYLIASHRSVERGHQAILDHLHLKPLLDLGLRLGEGTGACLGMSLVSAAIKIYMEMATFGEAGVSEKG, encoded by the coding sequence ATGTCGTTGTGTGAAACCCTCGGTCGGATTCAACCACCCAATCGCCGCTTGCTAGAACAGGCGCAGTCGCGCCTGGATCGTTTAACGAAGCCGCTGGGTAGCTTGGGACGACTGGAAGAATTGGCGGCTCAGTATGTCAGGATCAGCGGGGAGTTGAAGCCTTCTGTGCCACGGGGAATGGCGGTGACATTTGCGGCCGATCATGGGGTGACGATTGAAGGAGTCAGTGCCTACCCACGAGAGGTAACGGCACAGATGGTGTTAAACTTTCTCCGCGGTGGGGCTGGTGTCAATGTGTTGGCGCGCCACGCAGGCATCGCTGTACGAGTGGTGGACATCGGTGTGGCGTATGAGTTTGGACAGGTCCCCGAACTTATACAGAAGAAAATCATGTGGGGAACCAAGAATCTTCTGCTGGAACCGGCAATGAGTCGTGAACAGGCGGAACAGGCCGTAACGGTGGGCATGGAAATGGCGACGATCGCTTCGCAGGAAGGGATTGGACTGATTGGGACAGGCGACATGGGAATCGGCAACACGACCCCCAGTGCCGCGATTACTTCTGCGATGACAGGGTTACCGGTGGATGCAGTGACGGGGCGGGGAACCGGTATCGACGATGCCGGGCATGCTCGAAAGGTTTCTGTAATTCAGCGAGCGCTAGATCTTCACCGTCCGGATCGGGCTGATGCACTGGATGTGTTGAGGAAAGTCGGTGGCCTGGAAATCGGCGGTCTCGCCGGATTGATCCTCGGGGCGGCGGCGGCACGGATTCCAATCGTGTTGGATGGCTTTATCGCTGGCGCCGCGGCGTTGATTGCGGTGGGATTGCAGCCACTGTGCCGAGATTACCTGATCGCGTCGCATCGGTCCGTGGAGCGTGGCCATCAGGCAATCTTGGATCATCTGCACTTAAAGCCTCTGCTGGATCTTGGCCTTCGCCTTGGTGAGGGAACCGGAGCCTGTCTCGGGATGAGCCTTGTGAGTGCCGCCATCAAGATCTATATGGAAATGGCCACTTTCGGCGAGGCAGGTGTCTCAGAAAAAGGTTGA
- a CDS encoding adenosylcobinamide-GDP ribazoletransferase, with protein sequence MITIARPFVFAWHFLTAIPLSRALHEPTTQELAMSMAWYSTVGLLIGGVLVTADFVMASLLASEVVNALLIVLLVLLTRGLHQDGLADTLNGLAGGRTQAERLSIMRDPRIGAIGATGLFASLILRYAGLIALPDEFRFPALLCMPAVGRWAMVVTAWSSPYARTEGGLAAPFLTHLSWPHIGVSTCILALALGLGFGLKSTLMMFMIGLGVVLVARAGCRVWFGGITGDTLGATNELMEILFLLALPLLVLLP encoded by the coding sequence ATGATCACGATTGCCAGACCGTTTGTCTTTGCATGGCATTTTCTTACTGCCATCCCCTTGAGTCGTGCACTTCATGAACCGACGACGCAGGAACTCGCAATGTCGATGGCCTGGTACTCTACCGTCGGTCTCCTGATCGGCGGCGTGTTGGTCACAGCCGATTTTGTGATGGCGTCGCTGCTAGCGTCCGAGGTAGTCAATGCCCTCTTGATTGTGCTGCTGGTTCTGTTGACACGCGGGCTCCACCAAGATGGTTTGGCAGATACATTAAATGGATTGGCTGGTGGCCGAACACAGGCCGAGCGGTTATCGATCATGCGTGATCCACGGATTGGGGCCATCGGTGCCACCGGCCTCTTCGCGTCATTAATTCTTCGATATGCCGGACTCATCGCGCTGCCGGATGAATTCAGGTTCCCCGCCCTTCTCTGCATGCCGGCTGTTGGGCGTTGGGCGATGGTCGTAACGGCTTGGTCGTCTCCTTACGCGAGAACAGAGGGGGGGCTCGCTGCGCCTTTTCTCACGCACCTGTCCTGGCCACACATAGGAGTGTCGACTTGTATCCTTGCCCTAGCCCTTGGTCTTGGATTTGGTCTGAAGAGTACATTGATGATGTTCATGATCGGACTTGGTGTGGTACTCGTGGCGCGGGCTGGATGCCGTGTTTGGTTTGGTGGGATTACCGGAGACACACTTGGTGCGACGAATGAACTGATGGAAATCCTCTTTCTTCTGGCTCTTCCGTTACTTGTGTTGCTGCCATGA
- the cbiB gene encoding adenosylcobinamide-phosphate synthase CbiB, whose protein sequence is MTGSDLLLAAGLDIGLGDPRWLPHPVRGMGRVISWCDKYVRSLCHGTCTLRLAGISLAVGLPILVYALGAVVIEQAGALSTWLGNLVTVGLAFTTLAGRDLLEHVRTVNQALLGKNLAGARDAVSMIVGRDTEQLSESEVVRATVETIAESTSDGVIAPLIYLTVGGAPLALAYKAINTLDSMVGHRDAQYVDFGWASARLDDLANWIPARVTAGLIVLAAGLVTGRWTRTKTSWRILCRDGHKHASPNSGRPEAAMAGALGLQLGGINFYDGLPLEHPTIGEGFRVAMPHDIDLAVRIMVATSGLGLFLAVMSLWVA, encoded by the coding sequence ATGACAGGAAGCGATCTTCTGTTAGCTGCCGGTTTAGACATTGGATTGGGCGATCCTCGCTGGCTTCCCCACCCAGTCCGCGGCATGGGCCGTGTGATCTCGTGGTGCGATAAATACGTCAGGTCCTTGTGCCATGGCACTTGCACTCTCCGTTTGGCCGGCATCAGCCTCGCCGTCGGTCTACCGATTTTGGTTTACGCCCTCGGAGCAGTTGTGATCGAACAGGCTGGGGCCCTTTCCACATGGCTTGGGAATCTCGTCACGGTTGGGTTGGCGTTCACGACGTTAGCGGGGCGAGATCTGTTGGAGCATGTGCGCACTGTCAATCAGGCACTACTTGGCAAGAACCTGGCGGGGGCGCGCGATGCTGTGTCTATGATTGTGGGAAGGGACACCGAACAGTTGTCGGAGTCTGAGGTTGTCCGTGCGACGGTCGAAACGATTGCGGAGAGCACCTCCGACGGAGTCATTGCTCCGCTTATCTACCTGACGGTTGGAGGAGCACCGCTTGCTTTGGCATATAAGGCTATCAATACACTCGACTCTATGGTTGGGCATCGCGACGCACAGTATGTAGATTTTGGTTGGGCTTCGGCCAGACTTGACGACCTCGCGAACTGGATTCCTGCACGTGTGACTGCCGGTCTGATCGTACTTGCCGCAGGGCTGGTGACAGGGCGGTGGACTCGGACCAAGACGAGTTGGCGGATTTTGTGTCGTGATGGTCATAAGCATGCGAGTCCGAACAGCGGAAGGCCTGAAGCGGCGATGGCAGGCGCGCTGGGCCTGCAACTGGGTGGGATCAATTTCTACGACGGTCTTCCTCTTGAGCATCCGACGATAGGTGAAGGATTCAGAGTGGCGATGCCGCACGATATCGATCTTGCCGTCCGTATCATGGTGGCGACAAGTGGACTCGGGTTATTCCTGGCCGTCATGTCTTTGTGGGTCGCATGA